In one Andrena cerasifolii isolate SP2316 chromosome 2, iyAndCera1_principal, whole genome shotgun sequence genomic region, the following are encoded:
- the Fid gene encoding class I SAM-dependent methyltransferase fire dancer, giving the protein MSESDGEQVARSVALEQAYVHEVYEQCAEKTAQSRHWPRIYQFLEELEPGALVCDIGCGNGKYLSVNHSIFKVGVDRCKRFTDIARQKENEVLICDNLALPFRDESFDAVLSIAVVHHFATTERRVHALKELARVLRIGGRLVISVWAMEQRHRKFESQDVLVPWPKAYCTSSSDRLRHSGAPNASDSRSTQNAQRNSQRKCKSKGYWIDPIFSPSPSTSSLSSPNETCYSFFRRALQKLAGGRRGSGSRPWFLDSWQSGSGKNRKDYEHEEPPDVDELPIELRRVENANATLSKQSDSLSIKSKSLGDILEIQRLDLVRSRSSIPGLCSILTSELNLDAESRTSSSMSGSKPRLVKQKTHLVDDVGLENPENTAIKELTKDVPDFQVAPTQSSKRDSFLKQSSMNEELMSAERLEEKEKLRRNIMKQASLNEEIICKGSTFESLRDSLYSGNATRRFQLLKSGLTNKIRQSTTNIEVSGISIKNGFVKILQGWKSTDSETAAADALADEASKTNGNEKLQSVSAMKREVEGIERRLSREDGSDSSKDSSLQSDTSVDSEDSFASVIFVPKHDVPPLSDILPATAGHLLGSISAPPSPRVKHPPDISSSRLKLISISPLLKQFPATSKSLPPPSPPGLSPRTLNAAFSRPFFSSTTVTSQQPMPGEMTIGPMRDTASNNHQPPSAELQPSERIAEAETKVRNGSLEGKKPALQTIRAYRSMSETVDFEEPKFIEDTVPLLPKASDSPEVLYEERSCDVNGEEDSRKARLNQIKELLKQKPGFATRTKPSFPLVRRASTTASGRLETVIKVLPRLLSLELFNPETDDLDSDSSGVSSPESVGSVISVISDERYAKKDNTKSECTESEVLDSSAENVSDPSDITADESSGYVADSKEEEIKTTADSTSSQSSRLLEAAANVASSLEDAVETAIQKAHSRPCPAQRATEATAESKPMSKQSSLNDSYQLPEVEDTWNEECRQHLIDFTEKLSENLMHDIDHYQNPEENASDQRKDLDIAKRQLEPVAPMYDVASTKASVPGKYNMSNTIAWLSSTSNGFPQDTEKIDAAEIHSSNEKMHRSSSDDIMDFVMVSNTGEFMNEKENASLDKQPPEKPSYLRTTNSMESSDIGESIDNTISFSDGSHADSTGRLCSSMVSLLSNNAEYPKSYAEKRRLQIQRRSASEETPSRYPDNSKRSTDCLVTTTTGNDSLSGSSSQESLPSDRGGGAITYHQYYHVFREGELDQLINKYVENLHIISSYYDHASWCIVAEKVQVWTI; this is encoded by the exons GTTGTGGCAACGGGAAGTACCTGAGCGTTAATCACAGCATCTTTAAGGTGGGAGTGGACCGGTGCAAGCGTTTCACGGATATCGCGCGCCAGAAGGAAAATGAG GTACTGATTTGCGACAATCTGGCCCTACCCTTTCGCGATGAAAGCTTCGACGCGGTCCTCTCGATTGCCGTGGTGCACCACTTTGCCACAACCGAGAGGAGGGTCCACGCTCTAAAGGAGCTCGCCCGCGTGCTGCGTATCGGCGGCCGCCTGGTCATATCCGTATGGGCCATGGAACAAAGGCACAGGAAG TTCGAGTCTCAAGATGTCTTGGTACCATGGCCAAAAGCGTACTGCACGAGCTCGTCCGACAGGTTGCGGCACTCAGGCGCACCAAACGCCAGCGACTCGCGTTCCACCCAAAATGCTCAAAG GAACAGCCAACGAAAATGCAAGAGCAAGGGCTATTGGATCGATCCGATATTCAGTCCATCGCCATCCACCAGCAGCCTATCCAGCCCGAACGAGACCTGCTACAGCTTTTTCCGTCGTGCTCTGCAG AAACTGGCGGGCGGCAGGCGCGGGTCTGGCAGCCGACCTTGGTTCCTGGATAGCTGGCAGAGCGGAAGCGGGAAGAACAGGAAGGACTACGAGCACGAGGAGCCGCCGGACGTGGACGAGCTGCCCATCGAGCTGCGCCGCGTGGAGAACGCCAACGCGACGCTGAGCAAGCAGTCCGACTCGCTGAGCATAAAGTCGAAGAGCCTGGGCGATATACTGGAGATCCAACGGCTAGACCTGGTGCGATCTAGATCCAGCATCCCCGGCCTGTGCTCCATCTTGACCTCCGAATTGAACCTGGACGCCGAGTCCAGGACCTCGTCATCGATGAGCGGCTCGAAACCCAGGCTGGTCAAGCAGAAGACTCACCTCGTGGACGACGTCGGTTTGGAAAATCCTGAGAACACTGCCATTAAAGAACTAACTAAGGACGTTCCAGACTTTCAG GTAGCACCCACTCAGTCCTCGAAACGAGATAGCTTCCTGAAGCAGAGCTCCATGAACGAGGAGCTGATGTCCGCGGAGAGGctggaggagaaggagaagtTACGACGCAACATCATGAAGCAGGCGTCCCTGAACGAGGAGATCATCTGCAAAGGGAGCACGTTCGAGTCGCTCAGGGACTCTCTCTACTCCGGCAACGCAACCAGGCGGTTCCAACTGCTGAAAAGTGGCCTTACGAACAAGATCAGACAGTCGACGACGAACATCGAGGTCTCGGGCATATCGATCAAGAACGGTTTCGTGAAGATCCTCCAGGGCTGGAAGTCTACTGACAGCGAGACGGCGGCTGCAGACGCGCTCGCCGACGAAGCCTCTAAAACCAACGGAAACGAGAAGCTCCAATCGGTATCGGCGATGAAGAGAGAGGTGGAAGGTATCGAGAGACGTCTTTCGCGAGAAGACGGTTCAGATTCGTCGAAGGACAGCAGCCTGCAGAGCGACACCAGCGTCGATTCGGAGGACAGCTTCGCGTCCGTGATCTTCGTGCCAAAGCATGACGTGCCTCCGCTTTCTGACATCCTCCCGGCCACGGCTGGCCACCTGCTGGGCAGCATCTCGGCGCCTCCATCGCCGCGCGTCAAACACCCTCCGGATATATCCAGCTCGAGGCTCAAGCTTATCTCCATATCACCGTTGCTAAAACAGTTCCCAGCGACAAGCAAGTCCTTGCCACCGCCTAGTCCGCCTGGTCTATCCCCTCGCACCCTGAACGCAGCGTTCAGCAGACCATTCTTCAGCTCTACAACTGTCACCAGTCAGCAACCGATGCCTGGAGAGATGACAATAGGCCCTATGAGGGACACCGCGAGCAATAACCATCAGCCACCGAGCGCAGAGCTACAGCCCAGCGAGAGGATCGCTGAGGCAGAAACGAAGGTGAGGAACGGTTCTCTGGAAGGGAAGAAGCCCGCCCTGCAGACTATACGCGCCTACAGATCCATGTCTGAGACGGTGGACTTCGAGGAGCCTAAGTTTATCGAGGACACTGTTCCGTTGCTACCGAAGGCGAGCGACAGTCCCGAGGTGCTGTACGAGGAGAGGAGCTGCGACGTCAACGGGGAGGAAGACAGTCGTAAAGCCAGACTGAACCAAATAAAGGAGCTGCTGAAGCAGAAGCCTGGCTTCGCCACGCGAACCAAACCATCCTTCCCACTGGTAAGACGCGCCTCGACCACGGCTAGCGGCCGCCTGGAGACGGTCATCAAAGTCCTGCCGCGGTTACTCTCCTTAGAACTGTTCAATCCAGAGACAGACGACCTGGATAGCGACTCCAGCGGGGTGTCCTCGCCAGAGTCAGTGGGCTCGGTCATCAGCGTGATCTCCGACGAGAGATACGCGAAGAAGGACAACACCAAGTCAGAGTGCACGGAGTCCGAGGTGCTAGACAGCTCGGCGGAGAACGTATCCGATCCCAGCGACATAACTGCGGATGAATCCTCTGGTTACGTGGCTGACTCGAAGGAAGAAGAGATCAAGACCACCGCGGACAGCACGTCGTCTCAGTCATCGAGGCTCCTAGAGGCAGCCGCCAACGTAGCCAGCTCCTTGGAGGACGCTGTGGAGACTGCCATCCAGAAAGCGCACAGTCGACCGTGCCCAGCGCAAAGGGCCACGGAAGCAACCGCCGAGAGCAAGCCTATGTCCAAGCAGTCCAGCTTGAACGACAGCTACCAGCTGCCTGAAGTGGAGGACACCTGGAACGAGGAGTGTCGACAGCACCTGATAGACTTCACCGAGAAGCTCAGTGAAAATCTCATGCACGACATCGATCATTACCAGAATCCAGAGGAGAATGCCAGCGACCAGAGGAAAGATTTAGACATTGCCAAGCGCCAGCTTGAACCTGTAGCGCCCATGTACGACGTCGCCTCGACTAAAGCCTCCGTGCCCGGTAAATACAACATGTCCAACACTATTGCCTGGCTGAGCAGCACGAGCAACGGGTTCCCCCAGGACACGGAGAAGATAGATGCAGCTGAGATTCATTCTAGCAACGAGAAGATGCATCGGAGCAGCTCCGACGATATCATGGATTTCGTGATGGTCTCGAATACCGGGGAGTTTATGAACGAAAAGGAGAACGCTTCGTTGGATAAGCAGCCCCCGGAGAAGCCCTCTTATCTGAGGACAACGAACTCCATGGAGTCCAGCGACATCGGCGAGTCCATCGACAACACCATCAGCTTCAGCGACGGCAGTCACGCGGACTCCACCGGCAGGCTATGCAGCAGCATGGTTTCTCTGCTGTCTAACAACGCGGAGTACCCCAAGTCCTACGCTGAGAAACGGAGGCTGCAGATACAGAGGCGCTCGGCTTCCGAGGAGACGCCGTCTAGGTACCCGGATAACAGCAAGCGAAGTACTGACTGCTTGGTCACCACGACCACCGGGAATGATTCTCTCAGCGGCTCCTCGTCCCAGGAGTCCCTGCCCTCTGACAGAGGCGGCGGCGCGATTACTTACCATCAGTACTACCACGTGTTCAGGGAGGGCGAGCTCGACCAACTGATCAACAAATACGTGGAGAACTTGCACATTATCTCGTCTTATTATGACCATGCTAGCTGGTGCATCGTCGCGGAGAAGGTGCAAGTCTGGACTATATGA
- the Csn5 gene encoding COP9 signalosome subunit 5 produces the protein MANTSPEQSNIAQKTWEMSNKIETISTVDEIYRYDRKEQQDILAAKPWEKDPHFFKDIKISALALLKMVMHARSGGTLEVMGLLLGKVAAHTMIVMDSFALPVEGTETRVNAQAQAYEYMTAYIEAAKQVGRQENAIGWYHSHPGYGCWLSGIDVSTQMLNQNYQEPFVAIVIDPVRTISAGKVCLGAFRTYPKGYKPANEEPSEYQTIPLNKIEDFGVHCKQYYSLEVSYFKSSLDRRLLDSLWNKYWVNTLSSSSLLTNADYTTGQIFDLSDKLEQSEVALGRGYIIGGTDPHDRNTVEKLVKATRDSCKTTIEIIHGLMAQIIKDRLFNQVGCSTTEPQQQ, from the exons ATGGCAAATACTTCGCCTGAACAAAGTAATATTGCTCAGAAAACATGGGAAATGTCAAATAAGATTGAAACGATCAGTACTGTTGACGAGATCTACAGATACGACCGTAAAGAGCAACAGGATATATTAGCTGCGAAACCATGGGAAAAGGA TCCTCATTTCTTCAAAGATATCAAGATCTCAGCTCTGGCATTACTAAAAATGGTAATGCATGCTCGGTCTGGTGGAACTTTGGAAGTAATGGGCCTCCTACTTGGAAAAGTAGCTGCCCATACGATGATCGTTATGGATTCTTTTGCATTACCCGTCGAAGGCACAGAAACAAGAGTCAATGCCCAAGCGCAAGCTTACGAATATATGACAGCATACATAGAAGCAGCTAAGCAG GTTGGAAGGCAGGAGAATGCTATTGGATGGTATCACAGTCACCCTGGTTACGGATGTTGGTTATCCGGAATAGATGTTTCTACACAAATGCTGAATCAGAATTATCAAGAACCGTTCGTCGCTATTGTTATTGACCCAGTGAGAACCATTTCTGCTGGAAAAGTATGTTTGGGCGCATTTAGAACCTACCCAAAG GGGTATAAGCCGGCAAATGAAGAACCATCCGAATACCAAACGATACCATTGAATAAAATCGAAGACTTTGGCGTTCATTGCAAGCAATATTATTCTTTAGAAGTGTCGTACTTCAAATCATCGTTAGATAGGCGGTTACTGGACTCTCTGTGGAATAAATACTGGGTGAACACGTTAAGTTCCTCTAGCCTTTTAACGAACGCAGACTACACTACTGGGCAGATATTCGATTTGTCAGATAAGTTAGAACAGTCGGAAGTTGCGCTTGGAAGAGGATATATTATAGGTGGAACAGATCCTCACGACCGAAATACGGTAGAGAAACTAGTTAAGGCAACGAGAGACAGTTGTAAAACTACAATCGAAATTATTCACGGCTTAATGGCGCAAATAATCAAAGATAGGTTGTTTAATCAAGTTGGATGTAGCACTACCGAGCCTCAGCAGCAGTAA